One segment of Campylobacter concisus DNA contains the following:
- a CDS encoding addiction module antitoxin, whose product MSEFLSEVFTLSLLFIIIGFYAIYRAKKAQSEHEKNVASYDKNLLNFAKILGVKDHIDLVKFDEILAEALKEKLIFKFNKSTSHEEFLSFIKDENFKNKPQISQNYIDEAFLNLCASSLVEPLKLAILKNENQIYGFLFEKEQLFALIDSAALLGENIIICE is encoded by the coding sequence ATGAGTGAGTTTTTGAGCGAAGTTTTTACCCTTTCACTTTTGTTTATAATTATTGGCTTTTATGCCATTTATAGGGCCAAAAAGGCACAAAGCGAGCATGAGAAAAATGTGGCCAGTTATGATAAAAACTTGCTAAATTTTGCCAAAATTTTAGGCGTAAAAGATCACATAGACCTAGTTAAATTTGATGAAATTTTGGCTGAGGCCTTAAAAGAAAAATTAATTTTTAAATTTAATAAATCTACCTCGCACGAGGAATTTCTCTCTTTTATAAAAGATGAAAATTTCAAAAATAAGCCCCAAATTTCACAAAATTATATTGATGAAGCTTTTTTAAACCTTTGCGCAAGCTCGCTTGTAGAGCCACTTAAGCTAGCGATACTAAAAAACGAAAATCAAATTTATGGATTTTTGTTTGAAAAAGAGCAGCTTTTTGCTCTTATTGATAGCGCTGCACTGCTTGGCGAAAATATTATAATTTGCGAGTAA
- a CDS encoding UDP-N-acetylmuramate dehydrogenase, with amino-acid sequence MTRLVDFSKFTSVKIGGVHEIFEVDSLDDLNSPHFLGAVMIGGGNNLLISPNPPKMAMLGKSFDYINLERLGDKIYLEIGAATKSAKIYNFSKQNNIAHLEFLKNIPGTLGGLIKMNAGLLKFSISDNLTHVRLARGWVSKEEISFSYRHSGIDEAILGAKFKLQSGFDASISEAISAKRANQPKGASFGSCFVNPEGHFAGALLEAVGLKGYAIGGAKFSEEHANFLINFNHASFKDATSLINLAKARVLEKFGVELKTEVCIL; translated from the coding sequence GTGACGAGGCTTGTTGATTTTTCTAAATTTACCTCAGTTAAGATAGGCGGCGTGCATGAAATTTTCGAGGTTGATAGTCTTGATGATCTAAATTCGCCTCACTTTTTAGGCGCTGTGATGATAGGCGGAGGTAACAACCTACTCATCTCGCCAAATCCCCCAAAAATGGCGATGCTTGGCAAGAGTTTTGACTATATAAATTTAGAACGCTTAGGCGATAAAATTTATCTTGAGATAGGTGCTGCGACAAAATCTGCCAAAATTTATAACTTCTCAAAACAAAACAACATCGCTCACCTTGAGTTTTTAAAAAATATCCCAGGCACGCTTGGCGGACTTATAAAAATGAACGCTGGACTGCTTAAATTTAGCATAAGCGACAATCTCACGCATGTACGTCTGGCTCGTGGCTGGGTGAGCAAAGAGGAGATAAGCTTTAGCTACCGCCACAGCGGCATAGATGAGGCTATTTTGGGAGCTAAATTTAAACTTCAAAGTGGCTTTGACGCAAGCATATCTGAAGCTATAAGTGCCAAGAGGGCAAATCAACCAAAAGGGGCTAGCTTTGGCAGCTGCTTTGTAAATCCAGAGGGGCACTTTGCAGGGGCGCTACTTGAGGCGGTTGGGCTAAAAGGATACGCTATCGGCGGAGCGAAATTTAGCGAGGAGCACGCAAATTTTTTGATAAATTTTAACCACGCAAGCTTTAAGGATGCCACTAGCCTTATAAATTTGGCAAAGGCTAGAGTTTTAGAGAAATTTGGCGTAGAGCTTAAGACCGAAGTTTGCATTTTATAA
- a CDS encoding nicotinate phosphoribosyltransferase — protein sequence MNELELKIQGKIDRLTDKTFKLDPRIGEGYFTAKYFLKVNEIIKQNLPDQHVTMQFFQRRDDIVLCGIDEVLAIINKFAKDPSELEIYALNDGDIINVNEPVLKISGKYENFGFLENVIDATLTRRSCVATNSRDVIRAANGKDVFSMADRQDDICTQPGDGYASFIGGIKKVATDAQGELTGLKGGGTMPHALIQMCGGDIVKASEIYAKTFENEKITALVDYNNDVITDALKAANALKERLGAVRVDTSKNLIDKYFEDKDTSKFDPHGVCKELIFALREALDKAGFKYVKIVVSSGFSPKIIKEFEAYNTPVDTYGVGSYLVKNDICGFTGDLVELNGKDEAKFGRKNFASDKLKRVKF from the coding sequence ATGAACGAACTTGAGCTAAAGATACAAGGCAAGATAGATAGGCTAACAGACAAGACCTTTAAGCTAGATCCAAGGATCGGCGAGGGCTACTTCACCGCAAAATATTTTCTAAAAGTAAATGAGATAATTAAGCAAAATTTGCCAGATCAGCACGTGACGATGCAGTTTTTCCAAAGACGTGATGATATCGTGCTTTGTGGCATTGACGAAGTTTTAGCCATCATCAATAAATTTGCCAAAGACCCAAGCGAGCTTGAAATTTATGCGCTTAATGATGGCGATATCATAAACGTAAACGAGCCAGTTTTAAAGATAAGCGGCAAGTATGAAAATTTTGGTTTTTTAGAAAATGTGATCGACGCGACGCTTACTAGAAGAAGCTGCGTGGCGACAAACTCAAGAGATGTGATAAGAGCGGCAAATGGCAAGGACGTTTTCAGCATGGCAGACAGGCAAGATGACATCTGCACGCAACCAGGTGACGGCTATGCTTCATTTATCGGCGGCATCAAAAAGGTCGCCACAGACGCTCAGGGCGAGCTTACTGGGCTAAAAGGTGGTGGCACCATGCCTCATGCGCTTATTCAAATGTGCGGCGGGGATATAGTAAAAGCCTCAGAAATTTATGCTAAGACCTTTGAAAATGAGAAGATCACGGCCTTAGTGGACTATAATAACGACGTGATCACAGATGCATTAAAGGCTGCAAATGCCCTAAAAGAGAGGCTTGGCGCGGTTAGGGTTGATACTAGTAAAAATTTGATAGATAAATATTTTGAGGACAAAGATACGAGCAAATTTGACCCACATGGCGTTTGCAAGGAGCTTATATTTGCTCTAAGAGAGGCGCTTGATAAAGCTGGCTTTAAATACGTTAAAATCGTAGTTAGCTCAGGTTTTAGCCCTAAAATTATAAAAGAATTTGAAGCTTATAACACGCCGGTTGATACTTATGGCGTTGGAAGTTATCTTGTTAAAAATGATATTTGTGGCTTTACTGGCGATCTAGTCGAGCTAAACGGCAAAGATGAGGCTAAATTTGGCAGGAAAAATTTCGCTTCAGATAAGCTAAAGAGAGTGAAATTTTAA
- a CDS encoding AMIN domain-containing protein — protein sequence MKKFWLVLSIFAISVFARENPFMPISELNTSVMTTNIIEKFDRFDSLSFKFPSDAALLLDVTIKYRANDGTIKEKRLADINKTIDYSDEFALNKVKNPEPVVAKKLDVSVTMANMPSQKVSTPVIIEKNETKISNKDRNKTSDMPTPNVVVIDLSTDKAKETTIKPEQKVVEIKIEPSTKPVDSVKNKKDVKFLGFISFLANDKELKIATKAKNLKHFAYEKNKIVLDFAKPPRSFKTKSLKLENEYFKNVIIGWHDRYFRVVLELDKMHKYKLEAAENGYLLKLL from the coding sequence ATGAAAAAATTTTGGTTAGTTTTATCTATATTTGCAATAAGCGTCTTTGCTAGAGAGAACCCATTTATGCCTATTAGCGAGCTAAATACAAGCGTTATGACAACAAATATCATAGAAAAATTTGATAGATTTGATTCTCTTTCGTTTAAATTTCCAAGTGATGCGGCACTTTTACTAGATGTCACCATAAAATATAGAGCAAATGACGGCACCATAAAGGAAAAAAGACTAGCTGATATAAATAAAACTATCGATTACAGCGATGAATTTGCTTTAAATAAAGTGAAAAATCCAGAACCAGTTGTGGCAAAAAAGCTAGATGTTTCGGTCACAATGGCAAATATGCCTAGCCAAAAAGTAAGCACTCCTGTGATAATAGAAAAAAATGAAACTAAAATTTCAAATAAAGATAGAAATAAAACTTCAGATATGCCAACTCCAAATGTTGTAGTGATCGATCTTAGCACAGATAAAGCAAAAGAAACTACCATAAAGCCTGAACAAAAGGTGGTCGAAATAAAGATTGAGCCTAGTACAAAACCAGTTGATAGTGTCAAAAATAAAAAGGATGTTAAATTTTTAGGTTTTATAAGCTTTCTAGCCAACGACAAAGAGCTAAAAATCGCTACAAAAGCTAAAAATTTAAAGCATTTTGCTTATGAGAAAAATAAGATCGTTCTTGACTTTGCAAAGCCGCCAAGAAGCTTTAAAACTAAGAGCTTAAAACTTGAAAATGAATATTTTAAAAATGTGATCATAGGCTGGCATGATAGATATTTCAGAGTGGTTTTAGAACTTGATAAGATGCATAAATATAAGCTTGAAGCCGCTGAAAATGGATATTTGCTTAAGCTTTTATAG
- a CDS encoding MqnA/MqnD/SBP family protein: MYAAVKFGWVSSKNLAFTSKALDIETLNEEALKGTYEATAISFALYPKICDEFALLRCAVSFGNGYGPKLIKLKDKQLKRNFKVALSGKNTTNALLFRIAYPEARIVYKNFLEIENAVLSGEVDAGVLIHESILNFSDELCVEREIWDIWSELNGENLPLPLGGMALRRSLPITDAIECERVLSEAVRIATSHKPFLSHMLMERNLIRVGKEDLKAYLNLYANDESISMNETQLKALNKLYQIGYDKGFFEKPIDVNDYLIPTEYNEVRFS; the protein is encoded by the coding sequence ATGTATGCTGCGGTCAAATTTGGCTGGGTTAGCAGTAAAAATTTAGCCTTTACATCAAAGGCGCTTGATATCGAAACGCTAAACGAAGAGGCATTAAAAGGCACTTACGAGGCAACGGCGATCAGCTTTGCGCTCTATCCTAAAATTTGCGATGAATTTGCACTTTTACGCTGTGCGGTGAGCTTTGGCAACGGATATGGCCCAAAGCTTATCAAGCTAAAAGATAAACAGCTAAAGCGAAATTTCAAAGTCGCACTATCTGGTAAAAACACGACAAACGCCCTGCTCTTTCGCATAGCCTACCCAGAGGCAAGGATTGTTTATAAAAATTTCTTAGAGATCGAAAATGCCGTGCTTAGCGGCGAAGTCGATGCTGGCGTGCTTATACATGAAAGCATCTTAAATTTCTCCGATGAGCTCTGCGTAGAGCGCGAAATTTGGGACATCTGGAGCGAGCTAAACGGCGAAAATTTACCGCTTCCACTTGGCGGTATGGCGCTTAGACGAAGTCTGCCGATAACCGACGCGATCGAGTGCGAGAGAGTGCTTAGCGAGGCCGTTAGGATCGCCACTTCGCACAAGCCATTTTTATCTCACATGCTAATGGAGCGAAACCTCATCAGAGTTGGCAAAGAGGATCTTAAAGCGTATCTAAATTTATACGCAAATGACGAGTCAATAAGCATGAACGAAACGCAGCTAAAAGCGCTAAATAAGCTCTATCAAATAGGCTATGACAAAGGCTTTTTCGAAAAGCCAATCGACGTAAACGACTATTTAATTCCAACTGAATACAACGAAGTAAGGTTTAGCTGA
- a CDS encoding chemotaxis protein yields the protein MKFIKILIFLSLLLTTCTAANYANAFEKIGILEDGVYRFSKNGLGVKKDLLVKVISVQNADSTRKKIISMLNIPKNSKITDFKTSDAGVIVWPFYEIEGKFITTIIVENIKKEDSDQKLIKMLELKHPFYSTLQARRKGAKDAIDVKYVLNFKEAKLVKSFQNRP from the coding sequence ATGAAATTTATAAAAATTTTAATATTTCTGTCACTTTTGCTGACTACTTGCACTGCCGCAAACTACGCTAATGCCTTTGAAAAGATTGGCATCCTTGAAGACGGAGTTTATCGCTTTAGCAAAAATGGACTTGGCGTCAAAAAAGACCTGCTTGTAAAGGTGATCTCGGTTCAAAACGCGGACAGCACACGCAAAAAGATCATCTCCATGCTAAATATCCCTAAAAATTCTAAAATTACGGACTTTAAAACAAGCGATGCAGGCGTAATAGTGTGGCCATTTTACGAGATTGAGGGCAAATTTATAACGACAATAATCGTTGAAAATATAAAAAAAGAAGATAGCGATCAAAAATTGATTAAGATGCTTGAACTTAAGCATCCATTTTACTCAACGCTCCAAGCTCGAAGAAAAGGGGCTAAAGACGCCATAGACGTGAAATACGTGCTAAATTTCAAAGAGGCAAAGCTGGTAAAATCGTTTCAAAACCGCCCTTAA
- a CDS encoding molybdate ABC transporter permease subunit: MQELSWLFDPLFLSIKVVLCQGALLIIFGLALAYYLAFGKAKFKAILEMIVTFPLIFPPIATGFLLLYLLGKNGIVGKALNLEIIFSFKALVLAAFIASLPLFVKPVASALGSLSKSLSEAAYSLGKDKFQTAIFVLFPCVAKSVAAAFILAISRGLGEVGIILILGGNIIGKTDTISLAIYNAVYDGKSDEALVLSLVLVVLSFILFGIINLLDKSKI; this comes from the coding sequence TTGCAAGAGCTCTCTTGGCTTTTTGATCCGCTATTTTTAAGCATAAAGGTCGTTTTGTGCCAAGGGGCTTTACTTATCATTTTTGGGCTGGCTTTAGCCTATTATTTAGCTTTTGGAAAGGCTAAATTTAAAGCTATTTTAGAGATGATCGTAACTTTTCCACTCATCTTTCCGCCCATTGCTACTGGATTTTTACTGCTTTATCTGCTTGGCAAAAATGGTATCGTCGGCAAGGCTTTAAATTTAGAAATTATTTTTAGTTTTAAGGCTCTTGTGTTAGCTGCTTTTATAGCTTCGCTGCCGCTATTTGTAAAGCCTGTCGCTTCTGCTCTTGGCTCACTTTCAAAAAGCCTAAGTGAAGCAGCATATAGCCTTGGAAAAGATAAATTTCAAACAGCTATTTTTGTGCTCTTCCCATGTGTTGCAAAAAGCGTAGCAGCGGCTTTTATTCTAGCGATCTCGCGTGGGCTTGGCGAGGTTGGCATAATACTTATACTTGGTGGAAATATAATAGGAAAGACCGATACTATCTCGCTTGCCATTTATAATGCCGTATACGATGGTAAAAGCGATGAGGCACTGGTTTTAAGCCTTGTTTTGGTTGTATTAAGCTTTATTTTGTTTGGGATTATAAATTTGCTTGATAAAAGTAAAATTTAA
- the fliQ gene encoding flagellar biosynthesis protein FliQ: MMQSTLVSLGVETFKIALYISLPMLLSGLIAGLIISIFQATTQINETTLSFVPKILLVVVVIIFLMPWMISMMVEFTTRMLDFIPEFIQ, encoded by the coding sequence CTGATGCAAAGTACGCTTGTCTCGCTTGGAGTTGAAACCTTTAAGATCGCCCTTTATATCAGCCTTCCGATGCTGCTAAGCGGACTAATAGCAGGTCTTATCATCTCCATCTTTCAAGCGACCACACAGATAAACGAAACTACGCTAAGCTTCGTGCCAAAAATTTTGCTAGTTGTCGTTGTCATCATATTTTTGATGCCTTGGATGATCTCGATGATGGTTGAATTTACCACTCGCATGCTTGATTTTATACCGGAATTTATCCAGTGA
- the eno gene encoding phosphopyruvate hydratase, whose product MVFIEDVEAHEVLDSRGNPTVRATVRLSDDTEASAIVPSGASTGKREALELRDKDERYAGKGVLKAVSNVNEKIAEAIIGLDAYNQKAVDAEMLELDGTHNYSNLGANAVLGVSMAVARAAAKSLNIPLYRYLGGANASILPVPMFNIINGGAHANNSVDFQEFMIMPFGFSTFSEALRAATEIYHKLKSILNAAGHSTAVGDEGGFAPNLKDNEEPLKLICLAVKEAGYELGSQIKLALDVASSELYKDGKYELEGKKFSSDELISYYEKLCEKYPIFSIEDGLSEDDWSGWAELTKRLGSKVQLVGDDLFVTNEKILREGIEKNIANAILIKPNQIGSVTQTMQTVRLAQRNGYRCIMSHRSGESEDAFIADFAVALNTGEIKTGATSRSERNAKYNRLLEIELEAGEFLGDNI is encoded by the coding sequence ATGGTATTTATTGAAGATGTAGAAGCTCACGAGGTTTTAGACAGCAGAGGCAACCCAACAGTTCGTGCGACAGTTAGACTAAGCGACGACACCGAGGCAAGTGCGATCGTACCAAGCGGCGCAAGCACTGGCAAGCGTGAGGCGCTCGAGCTTCGTGACAAAGACGAGAGATATGCTGGCAAAGGCGTTTTAAAGGCTGTTTCAAACGTAAATGAAAAGATCGCTGAGGCGATAATAGGCCTTGATGCTTACAACCAAAAAGCAGTCGATGCGGAGATGCTTGAGCTTGATGGCACGCACAACTACTCAAATTTGGGTGCAAACGCAGTCCTTGGCGTATCTATGGCGGTAGCTCGCGCAGCTGCAAAGAGCCTAAATATCCCGCTTTATCGCTACCTTGGCGGTGCAAACGCTAGCATCTTGCCAGTGCCGATGTTTAACATCATAAACGGTGGCGCGCACGCAAACAATAGCGTTGATTTTCAAGAATTTATGATCATGCCATTTGGCTTTAGCACATTTAGTGAGGCACTAAGAGCTGCAACTGAAATTTATCACAAACTAAAATCTATCCTAAACGCAGCTGGACACAGCACGGCTGTCGGCGACGAGGGTGGCTTTGCTCCAAATTTAAAAGATAACGAAGAGCCATTAAAGCTCATCTGCTTAGCTGTCAAAGAGGCTGGATATGAGCTAGGCAGCCAAATCAAACTTGCCCTTGACGTCGCTTCAAGTGAGCTTTACAAAGACGGCAAATACGAGCTTGAGGGTAAGAAATTTAGCAGCGACGAGCTCATTAGCTACTACGAAAAACTTTGTGAAAAATATCCGATATTTTCTATCGAAGATGGCCTTAGCGAGGATGACTGGAGCGGTTGGGCTGAGCTTACAAAAAGGCTTGGCAGCAAAGTGCAGCTAGTTGGCGACGATCTTTTTGTCACAAATGAGAAAATTTTGCGCGAAGGTATCGAGAAAAACATCGCAAATGCGATCCTAATTAAGCCAAATCAAATAGGCTCAGTCACACAAACTATGCAAACTGTTCGCCTTGCTCAAAGAAATGGATATCGCTGCATAATGAGTCATAGAAGCGGCGAGAGCGAAGATGCGTTCATCGCTGACTTTGCAGTCGCACTAAATACTGGCGAGATAAAGACAGGTGCTACTTCAAGAAGCGAGCGCAACGCAAAATACAACCGTTTGCTCGAGATCGAACTTGAGGCTGGAGAGTTTTTGGGGGATAATATTTGA
- the modA gene encoding molybdate ABC transporter substrate-binding protein produces MKKFLLLMVAIFAFGNENLLVSAGGGYKKIVEAVAQNLKKDGVNIDTSFANITAIMAQAKEGKTDVIVGDEDFLKKSDLKIAEYVNLGSGALVLATKKGVKIEKVDELKALSKIAMPDAVKTVYGKRANEFMQKANLSSELKDKILAVAGVPQVVTYILNGEVDAGFINQTELNAHKDEFGSFILIDKSLYAPANIVAAKLEECDKKADCEKFLNELKSERSKEIYTKFGIR; encoded by the coding sequence ATGAAAAAGTTCTTACTTTTAATGGTTGCAATTTTTGCATTTGGCAATGAAAATTTGCTAGTAAGTGCGGGTGGCGGATATAAAAAGATAGTCGAAGCAGTCGCGCAAAATCTCAAAAAAGATGGCGTAAATATCGACACTTCTTTTGCAAATATCACAGCTATCATGGCTCAGGCAAAAGAGGGCAAAACTGACGTGATCGTGGGCGATGAAGACTTTTTGAAAAAGTCTGATCTAAAGATCGCTGAATACGTAAATTTAGGCTCAGGTGCTTTGGTACTAGCTACTAAAAAAGGTGTGAAAATAGAAAAAGTTGATGAGCTAAAAGCTCTTTCTAAGATCGCTATGCCAGATGCTGTAAAGACAGTTTATGGCAAAAGAGCGAATGAATTTATGCAAAAAGCAAATTTAAGCAGCGAGCTAAAGGATAAAATTTTAGCAGTTGCAGGCGTACCACAAGTCGTTACTTATATATTAAACGGCGAAGTTGATGCTGGATTCATCAACCAAACTGAACTAAATGCACACAAAGACGAATTTGGTAGTTTTATCTTGATAGACAAATCGCTTTACGCTCCAGCAAACATCGTAGCTGCAAAGCTTGAAGAATGCGACAAAAAGGCTGATTGTGAGAAATTTTTAAATGAGCTAAAAAGCGAGAGATCAAAAGAAATTTACACTAAATTTGGCATAAGATAA
- the recA gene encoding recombinase RecA, producing the protein MAKEKDSDKKIAIPESEADKKKALELALKQIDKAFGKGTLLRLGDKEVEAIESIPTGSLGLDLALGIGGVPKGRIIEIYGPESSGKTTLTLHIIAEAQKAGGICAFVDAEHALDVKYASNLGVNTDNLYVSQPDFGEQALEIVETLARSGAIDLIVVDSVAALTPKSEIDGDMGDQHVGLQARLMSQALRKLTGILSKMKTTVIFINQIRMKIGMMGYGTPETTTGGNALKFYSSVRIDVRKIATLKQNDEPIGNRTKAKVVKNKVAPPFKVAEFDIMFGEGVSKEGEIIDYGVKLDIIDKSGAWFSYKAEKLGQGRENAKAYLKEHPEISDEIVAAIKGSMGIDHLISSGAKDEEDDTNEAGDE; encoded by the coding sequence ATGGCAAAAGAAAAAGATAGTGACAAAAAGATAGCTATCCCGGAGAGCGAAGCGGACAAGAAAAAGGCGCTCGAGCTTGCGCTAAAGCAGATCGACAAAGCTTTTGGCAAAGGCACGCTTTTAAGGCTTGGCGACAAAGAGGTTGAGGCTATCGAGTCGATACCGACTGGCTCGCTAGGGCTTGATCTGGCTCTTGGCATAGGCGGCGTTCCAAAAGGCAGGATCATCGAGATCTACGGACCAGAGAGCTCTGGTAAGACCACGCTCACACTTCACATCATCGCTGAAGCGCAAAAAGCTGGCGGAATTTGTGCGTTTGTCGATGCAGAGCACGCATTAGATGTAAAATACGCTTCAAATTTAGGCGTAAATACCGACAACCTTTACGTCTCTCAGCCAGACTTTGGCGAGCAGGCACTTGAGATCGTTGAAACACTTGCTAGAAGCGGCGCGATCGATCTTATCGTAGTTGATAGTGTTGCTGCACTTACTCCAAAGAGCGAGATAGATGGCGACATGGGCGATCAGCACGTTGGCCTTCAAGCAAGACTTATGAGTCAGGCGCTTAGAAAGCTAACTGGAATTTTAAGCAAGATGAAGACAACTGTTATCTTCATTAACCAAATTCGTATGAAGATCGGCATGATGGGATATGGCACGCCAGAGACCACAACTGGCGGTAATGCGCTTAAATTTTACTCATCTGTAAGGATCGATGTCAGAAAGATAGCCACACTTAAACAAAACGACGAGCCTATCGGCAACCGCACAAAAGCAAAAGTGGTTAAAAATAAGGTTGCGCCTCCATTTAAAGTGGCTGAATTTGACATCATGTTTGGCGAGGGTGTGAGTAAAGAGGGCGAGATCATCGACTATGGTGTAAAACTCGACATCATCGACAAATCAGGCGCGTGGTTTAGCTACAAGGCCGAAAAACTAGGTCAAGGCAGAGAAAACGCCAAAGCCTACTTAAAAGAGCATCCAGAAATTTCTGACGAGATAGTAGCGGCGATCAAAGGCTCAATGGGCATAGACCACCTAATAAGCAGCGGCGCAAAAGACGAAGAAGACGACACAAACGAAGCAGGAGATGAATAA